In the genome of Myxococcus stipitatus, one region contains:
- a CDS encoding WD40 repeat domain-containing protein → MKWGTGVLAAGLLAMAGGCAHQSAGLSAETQTRLAQTQGGYLAGATAGLGRASVLNKTDFIWGLDFSPRQRRVAYTRLGSRSYFLSIWSLESPPRLLADPTVNPYEFDVEGVAFSPDGGRVATASRDGAVRVFDAATGESRGVRITEEPLSVVAFHPDGRWLVVGSVKGLITVLAVDGLVHASEERGHEGPVSALAFAPDGTLYSGGWDKHVRAWDARMEAVSSHEARTRFERTSGSAVVSGSVNGKAMGSFALDARVPAIVVTSEVASAAGIDVASLKETVDVPGALGTTQARLARGQFLRFKSLVVRDVDVAVCDACVPQGLRGVLGAPFSQRVGVAFDEVHKEARLTLTSGAPEGSAPVETLVLSARSDFTFPAYVSDVTVDARGQRLGVGLSEQKPERDRAVYERERQGFEEPQGPFNAGAVVDAATGKVLHKWPVHRGVVSTAAISPDGRSLISGGWDKKVHLFTEGESSARGTHSFDWAVRRVRFSPDGRWVGVAAWTPQVASSSGESDPSAVLLDVRYAEGATVVAPGAAAAQ, encoded by the coding sequence ATGAAGTGGGGGACGGGAGTGCTGGCGGCGGGGCTGCTGGCGATGGCGGGCGGGTGCGCGCATCAGTCCGCGGGGCTGTCGGCGGAGACGCAGACGCGGCTCGCCCAGACGCAGGGCGGCTATCTCGCCGGCGCGACGGCGGGCCTGGGCCGGGCGTCGGTGCTCAACAAGACGGACTTCATCTGGGGCCTGGACTTCTCGCCCCGACAGCGGCGCGTGGCGTACACGCGGCTGGGCTCGCGCTCGTACTTCCTCTCCATCTGGTCGCTGGAGTCACCGCCGCGCCTGCTCGCGGACCCGACCGTCAACCCGTATGAGTTCGACGTGGAGGGCGTGGCCTTCTCTCCGGACGGTGGGCGGGTCGCCACCGCGAGCCGCGATGGCGCGGTGCGCGTGTTCGACGCGGCCACGGGTGAGTCGCGAGGCGTGCGCATCACCGAGGAGCCGCTCTCCGTGGTGGCCTTCCACCCCGATGGCCGGTGGCTGGTGGTGGGCAGCGTGAAGGGGCTCATCACCGTGCTGGCGGTGGACGGGCTCGTCCATGCGTCCGAGGAGCGCGGGCATGAGGGGCCGGTGAGCGCGCTGGCCTTCGCGCCGGACGGCACGCTGTACTCGGGCGGCTGGGACAAGCACGTGCGCGCGTGGGATGCGCGGATGGAGGCGGTATCCTCGCATGAGGCGCGCACGCGCTTCGAGCGCACGAGCGGCTCCGCGGTGGTGTCGGGCTCGGTGAACGGCAAGGCCATGGGCAGCTTCGCGCTGGATGCGCGTGTGCCCGCCATCGTCGTCACCAGCGAGGTGGCCTCGGCCGCGGGCATCGACGTGGCGTCGCTGAAGGAGACGGTGGATGTGCCCGGCGCGCTGGGGACCACCCAGGCCCGGCTCGCGCGAGGCCAGTTCCTGCGCTTCAAGTCGCTGGTGGTGCGCGACGTGGACGTGGCGGTGTGCGACGCGTGTGTGCCGCAGGGGCTGCGCGGGGTGCTGGGCGCGCCGTTCTCGCAGCGGGTGGGCGTGGCCTTCGATGAGGTGCACAAGGAGGCCCGCCTTACCCTGACGTCGGGCGCTCCCGAGGGCTCCGCGCCGGTGGAGACGCTGGTGCTGTCGGCGCGCTCGGACTTCACGTTCCCCGCGTACGTCAGCGACGTCACCGTGGACGCGCGCGGGCAGCGGCTGGGCGTGGGGCTCTCCGAGCAGAAGCCGGAGCGGGACCGCGCCGTGTACGAGCGCGAGCGTCAGGGCTTCGAGGAGCCCCAAGGCCCCTTCAACGCGGGCGCGGTGGTGGACGCGGCAACAGGGAAGGTGCTGCACAAGTGGCCGGTGCACCGAGGCGTGGTGTCCACCGCGGCCATCTCTCCGGACGGCCGCTCGCTCATCTCCGGGGGCTGGGACAAGAAGGTGCACCTCTTCACGGAGGGCGAGTCGTCCGCGCGAGGCACCCACTCCTTCGACTGGGCCGTGCGCCGCGTGCGCTTCAGCCCGGATGGCCGCTGGGTGGGGGTAGCGGCGTGGACCCCGCAGGTGGCCAGCAGCTCCGGGGAGAGCGACCCGTCGGCGGTGCTGCTCGACGTGCGCTACGCGGAGGGCGCCACCGTGGTGGCGCCTGGTGCCGCGGCCGCTCAGTAG
- a CDS encoding NAD-binding oxidoreductase — protein sequence MPDWHSGVVTSRSPAADGLTDLVLDIQGTPLEGTHLHPGQYVRLSLPGLQASLFAIASAPEPHGTRWEFLLKDGSPLPDALIRLPLGAKVQVTAPEGAGFPLERARGHDVLLFATGSGISAIRPLIASVRRERDTFGRVKLYFGARTPTAFAYQGELHAWEGGDIQVVRTVSQPGASGWQGLTGYVQAHLGEESVQNARAFVCGQPDMVRGVLDALKERGVPREHIFFNY from the coding sequence ATGCCCGACTGGCATTCCGGCGTTGTCACATCTCGCTCTCCCGCAGCCGACGGGCTCACCGACCTCGTGCTCGACATCCAGGGCACCCCGCTCGAGGGGACCCATCTGCACCCTGGCCAGTACGTCCGCCTGAGCCTGCCCGGGCTTCAGGCGAGCCTCTTCGCCATCGCCTCCGCGCCCGAGCCTCACGGCACCCGGTGGGAGTTCCTCCTCAAGGACGGCAGCCCGCTGCCCGATGCCCTCATCCGGCTGCCCCTGGGCGCCAAGGTCCAGGTCACCGCCCCGGAGGGGGCGGGCTTCCCGCTCGAGCGCGCGCGAGGCCATGACGTGCTGCTCTTCGCCACCGGCTCCGGCATCTCCGCCATCCGCCCCCTCATCGCCAGCGTGCGCCGTGAGCGGGACACCTTCGGACGGGTGAAGCTCTACTTTGGCGCGCGCACCCCCACCGCCTTCGCGTACCAGGGGGAGCTGCACGCGTGGGAGGGCGGCGACATCCAGGTGGTGCGCACCGTCAGTCAGCCCGGCGCGAGCGGCTGGCAGGGCCTCACCGGCTACGTGCAGGCCCACCTGGGCGAGGAGTCCGTGCAGAACGCCCGCGCCTTCGTCTGCGGGCAACCGGACATGGTGCGGGGAGTCCTGGACGCCCTGAAGGAGCGCGGAGTCCCCCGCGAGCACATCTTCTTCAACTACTGA
- a CDS encoding transglycosylase domain-containing protein, which produces MKSLLWIILFVLGLAGVLIPLTYLYTASKLPQLESEFDVEKLLKHSIEGERMSLRAGQSERNPRPVTFNRPDFSRLPKDLVALYIRHMDCPRYFQTPREDGTAWAWRLFVGATVGSSPPGEGACERLLAMRIAEGLGIKGNLQLTVAAHRLHAFMQKDQLVAYDMAILYFERGVVGVEDAAFTLFKKELNELQLPELAELQLALPPFYRYWDIRQCKNPTVLRQDRDTLLADLAGWKLVSEDRARNATSQRLGCLE; this is translated from the coding sequence GTGAAGAGCCTTCTTTGGATAATCCTGTTCGTGCTCGGCCTGGCCGGCGTGCTCATTCCGCTGACGTATCTCTATACGGCGAGCAAGCTTCCCCAGTTGGAGAGTGAGTTCGACGTCGAAAAGCTGCTCAAGCACAGCATCGAAGGGGAGCGGATGAGTCTCCGCGCCGGGCAATCCGAGCGCAACCCCCGCCCCGTCACCTTCAACCGCCCGGACTTCTCGCGGCTCCCGAAGGACCTGGTGGCGCTGTACATCCGGCACATGGACTGCCCGCGCTACTTCCAGACGCCGCGCGAGGACGGGACGGCGTGGGCGTGGCGCCTGTTCGTGGGCGCGACGGTGGGCTCGTCTCCTCCGGGAGAGGGCGCCTGTGAGCGGCTCCTGGCCATGCGCATCGCGGAGGGCCTGGGCATCAAGGGCAACCTCCAGCTCACCGTGGCCGCGCACCGGCTGCACGCCTTCATGCAGAAGGACCAGCTCGTCGCGTACGACATGGCCATCCTCTACTTCGAGCGCGGCGTCGTGGGCGTCGAGGACGCGGCCTTCACGCTCTTCAAGAAGGAGCTCAACGAGCTTCAGCTCCCGGAGCTGGCGGAGCTCCAGCTCGCGCTGCCGCCGTTCTACCGGTACTGGGACATCCGCCAGTGCAAGAACCCCACGGTGCTGCGGCAGGACCGGGACACGCTGCTGGCGGACCTCGCGGGCTGGAAGCTGGTGAGCGAGGACCGGGCTCGCAACGCGACGTCCCAGCGGCTGGGCTGCCTGGAGTAG
- a CDS encoding protein kinase domain-containing protein, protein MALAAFHVPPPVPASPVADEPKVIVQSTLEAQAEVLKDPLIGLKLGEYELRARIGVGGMGLVYEGIQPLIGKRVAVKVLRPELAHSTEQVERLLAEARAVNAIRHRGIIDIFGFGQVPDGRQYIVMEYLEGQPLDAVLVEKNRLPLDEALPILDEVLAALAAAHGAGVVHRDLKPSNIFLVRQPDGSRYVKVLDFGLAKRGQGPTGRTAQTRTDMVVGTPEYMAPEQARGQEVGPMTDLYALGVVTFEMVTGRLPFTGTSPVDLLMKHVEARPPRPSEFVPDLPPALDAFILQMLTKDPEARPNSADPLRQQLNKLRRSLRATRSNPSALSPMHEKPRVSDDASSRRPTTPVAVPPELSAKAPEQTSAPTPPPPRRHLPIAIAMGAGALMLAGAVALVFREPARAVPLTATRESPPISEPQAEPPAPRPAPPPAPVDKGEAITAVVDTKEPPSTEQASPDEPTETAPAPKERPSLPEKLGGGALANADTKETGSQARTVSAAKRAEGRDSSEKRQLLKRIDALIEATPDLIAQDRVTSPDTMLKMLEKTRTEVELSSDTEEQRQLSRKFDGLKKMFLKR, encoded by the coding sequence GTGGCACTCGCAGCGTTCCATGTCCCACCGCCGGTTCCGGCATCGCCGGTGGCCGACGAGCCGAAGGTCATCGTGCAGAGCACCCTGGAGGCCCAAGCAGAGGTCCTGAAGGATCCGCTCATCGGCCTGAAGCTCGGTGAGTACGAGCTGCGCGCCCGCATCGGCGTGGGTGGAATGGGGCTGGTGTACGAGGGCATCCAACCCCTCATCGGCAAGCGCGTGGCGGTGAAGGTGCTCCGTCCGGAGCTCGCCCACTCCACCGAGCAGGTGGAGCGCCTCCTCGCCGAGGCCCGCGCGGTGAACGCCATCCGCCACCGCGGCATCATCGACATCTTCGGCTTCGGCCAAGTGCCCGACGGCCGGCAGTACATCGTCATGGAGTACCTGGAGGGCCAGCCGCTCGACGCCGTGCTCGTGGAGAAGAACCGGCTCCCCCTGGACGAAGCCCTTCCCATCCTCGACGAGGTGCTCGCCGCGCTGGCCGCCGCCCACGGCGCCGGCGTCGTGCACCGGGACCTCAAGCCCAGCAACATCTTCCTCGTGCGACAGCCGGACGGCTCGCGCTACGTGAAGGTGCTCGACTTCGGTCTGGCCAAGCGAGGCCAGGGCCCCACCGGCCGCACCGCGCAGACGCGCACGGACATGGTCGTGGGCACGCCGGAGTACATGGCTCCGGAGCAGGCGCGTGGCCAGGAAGTCGGTCCCATGACGGACCTCTACGCGCTGGGCGTCGTCACCTTCGAGATGGTGACGGGCCGGCTGCCCTTCACCGGGACCTCGCCGGTGGACCTGCTGATGAAGCACGTGGAGGCGCGGCCTCCCAGGCCGTCGGAGTTCGTGCCCGACCTGCCGCCCGCGCTGGACGCCTTCATCCTCCAGATGCTCACCAAGGACCCGGAGGCGCGCCCCAACTCCGCGGACCCCTTGCGCCAGCAGCTCAACAAGCTGCGCCGCTCCCTGCGCGCCACGCGCTCCAACCCCAGCGCACTCTCGCCGATGCACGAGAAGCCACGGGTGTCGGACGACGCGTCCTCGCGCCGCCCCACCACTCCCGTGGCGGTGCCTCCCGAGCTGAGCGCGAAGGCGCCCGAGCAGACCTCCGCGCCCACCCCTCCGCCTCCGCGCAGGCACCTGCCCATCGCCATCGCCATGGGCGCCGGCGCCCTGATGCTCGCGGGAGCCGTGGCCCTGGTCTTCCGAGAGCCCGCGCGCGCCGTGCCGCTCACCGCGACCCGCGAGTCACCGCCCATCTCCGAGCCCCAGGCCGAACCTCCCGCCCCGCGCCCCGCTCCGCCTCCCGCGCCTGTCGACAAGGGTGAGGCCATCACGGCCGTGGTGGACACGAAGGAGCCGCCCTCCACGGAGCAGGCCTCCCCGGACGAGCCGACAGAGACGGCCCCGGCGCCGAAGGAGCGCCCGTCCCTCCCCGAGAAGCTGGGGGGCGGCGCCCTGGCCAACGCGGACACGAAGGAGACCGGGTCCCAGGCTCGGACTGTCTCCGCCGCCAAGCGCGCGGAGGGCCGGGACTCCTCGGAGAAGCGGCAGCTCCTCAAGCGCATCGACGCGCTGATTGAAGCGACACCCGACCTCATCGCGCAGGACCGGGTGACCAGCCCCGACACGATGCTGAAGATGCTGGAGAAGACCCGGACCGAGGTCGAGCTCTCCAGCGACACCGAGGAGCAGCGTCAGCTCAGCCGGAAGTTCGACGGCTTGAAGAAGATGTTCCTCAAGCGCTGA
- a CDS encoding CpaF family protein, which produces MTMYTESLRAFLKPVLPYLDDESVSEIMINGPTDVWIERKGRLTKTDAAFTEEGLIGAARNMAQFVGRMLTDERPRLDARLPDGSRIHVVIPPIARRGTTISIRKFFKEKLTVQSLLKFGSLTPQMARLIEAGIATKLNMLVAGGTGSGKTTLLNIVSSLIPDEERILTIEDSAELQLNQTHVVAFESRPPDKFGKGGVDMGDLLHSALRLRPDRIVVGEVRGGEAFHLMQAMNTGHGGSLATTHANTPTDTLRRIESLCLMSGVELPMVAIRAQVASAINFIICCERLHDGSRKTIALSEVLPLNEKGDYRTQDIFVFTPVTKDEDDHIIGYHAPTGIIPNFVSKAKAYGFTDLDDSFFDPATYGLPPPPTFHAGEAYTVRWAPSLKHREEGRPDPAHFKQEWAQFEQKLKQDARDAKAAKAAPAPAQVQVPASLPASMSKPSATPAARPAATATPPAGHAAARPAITQRPPPPPESGDDDMTPPPTRNPFAGGSDGMPSEAKVEVDEELLTDAGRPPPPRRPAPPPARPAPAVARPTAAPPRRPPPAPADEDEDGDTGSPEKTQIRPAPSERPRR; this is translated from the coding sequence ATGACGATGTACACCGAGTCACTCCGCGCCTTCCTCAAGCCCGTCCTGCCCTATCTGGACGACGAGTCGGTGTCGGAGATCATGATCAACGGTCCCACGGACGTGTGGATCGAGCGCAAGGGCCGTCTGACGAAGACGGACGCGGCCTTCACCGAGGAAGGGCTCATCGGCGCCGCGCGCAACATGGCCCAGTTCGTCGGCCGCATGCTCACCGACGAGCGCCCCCGCCTGGACGCCCGGCTTCCGGATGGCAGTCGTATCCACGTGGTGATTCCGCCCATCGCCCGGCGCGGCACCACCATTTCCATCCGCAAGTTCTTCAAGGAGAAGCTGACCGTCCAGTCCCTGCTGAAGTTCGGCTCGCTGACGCCGCAGATGGCCCGGCTCATCGAGGCGGGCATCGCCACCAAGCTCAACATGCTGGTGGCCGGCGGCACGGGCTCCGGAAAGACGACGCTGCTCAACATCGTCTCGTCGCTCATCCCCGACGAGGAGCGCATCCTCACCATCGAGGACTCGGCCGAGCTCCAGCTCAACCAGACCCACGTCGTCGCCTTCGAGAGCCGCCCGCCCGACAAGTTCGGCAAGGGCGGCGTGGACATGGGAGACCTGCTGCACTCCGCGCTGCGTCTGCGCCCCGACCGCATCGTGGTCGGCGAGGTGCGCGGCGGCGAGGCCTTCCACCTCATGCAGGCCATGAACACGGGCCACGGCGGCTCGCTGGCCACGACCCACGCCAACACGCCCACGGACACGCTGCGCCGCATCGAGTCCCTGTGCCTCATGTCCGGCGTCGAGCTGCCCATGGTCGCCATCCGCGCCCAGGTGGCCAGCGCCATCAACTTCATCATCTGCTGCGAGCGCCTCCACGACGGCAGCCGCAAGACGATTGCCCTCTCGGAGGTGCTGCCCCTCAACGAGAAGGGCGACTACCGCACCCAGGACATCTTCGTCTTCACGCCCGTCACCAAGGACGAGGACGACCACATCATCGGCTACCACGCGCCCACGGGAATCATCCCCAACTTCGTCTCCAAGGCGAAGGCGTATGGCTTCACCGACCTGGACGACTCGTTCTTCGACCCGGCCACCTACGGACTGCCGCCCCCGCCCACCTTCCACGCGGGTGAGGCATACACCGTGCGCTGGGCGCCCTCGCTCAAGCACCGCGAGGAGGGACGCCCGGACCCCGCGCACTTCAAGCAGGAGTGGGCCCAGTTCGAGCAGAAGCTGAAGCAGGACGCCCGCGACGCCAAGGCGGCCAAGGCCGCTCCGGCTCCCGCCCAGGTGCAGGTGCCCGCGAGCCTCCCGGCGTCCATGTCCAAGCCCTCCGCGACGCCCGCGGCCCGGCCCGCCGCGACGGCGACACCTCCCGCCGGCCATGCCGCGGCGCGGCCCGCCATCACCCAGCGACCGCCGCCCCCTCCCGAGTCGGGCGATGACGACATGACGCCGCCGCCCACGCGCAATCCCTTCGCGGGGGGCTCGGACGGAATGCCCTCCGAGGCCAAGGTGGAGGTGGACGAGGAGCTGCTCACCGACGCGGGTCGTCCTCCCCCGCCTCGCCGCCCGGCGCCGCCTCCGGCCCGGCCCGCGCCCGCCGTCGCGCGTCCCACTGCTGCTCCGCCCCGGAGGCCGCCGCCCGCTCCCGCCGACGAGGATGAGGACGGGGACACCGGGAGCCCGGAGAAGACCCAAATCCGCCCCGCCCCGTCGGAGCGCCCTCGTCGCTGA
- a CDS encoding uracil-DNA glycosylase, with the protein MLQDGLPKDWRQVLGAALDSPSFQELERFVEAERKSATVFPSKEDLFSAFRLTPYADVKVLLLGQDPYHGPGQAHGLAFSVQPGVTPPPSLVNIFKELETDVKEPRPKTGSLIPWAEQGVLLLNAVLTVRQAEPNSHAGHGWEDFTDAVIRAVSAKEDPVVFLLWGKYAQKKKKLIDAKRHVVIEGTHPSPLSAKNGFFGSRPFSTVNQALESKGRAPVDWRLSR; encoded by the coding sequence ATGTTGCAGGACGGGTTGCCGAAGGATTGGAGGCAGGTGCTGGGCGCCGCGCTGGACTCGCCGTCGTTCCAGGAGCTGGAGCGCTTCGTGGAGGCCGAGCGCAAGTCCGCCACCGTCTTCCCCTCGAAGGAGGACCTGTTCTCCGCCTTCCGGCTGACGCCCTACGCCGACGTGAAGGTGCTGCTCCTGGGGCAGGACCCGTACCACGGGCCGGGACAGGCCCATGGCCTGGCGTTCTCGGTGCAGCCCGGGGTGACGCCGCCGCCCTCGCTGGTGAACATCTTCAAGGAGCTGGAGACGGACGTGAAGGAGCCCCGTCCCAAGACGGGCTCGCTGATTCCGTGGGCGGAGCAGGGCGTGCTGCTGCTCAACGCGGTGCTGACGGTGCGGCAGGCGGAGCCCAACAGCCACGCGGGGCACGGCTGGGAGGACTTCACGGACGCGGTCATCCGCGCGGTGAGCGCCAAGGAGGACCCCGTGGTGTTCCTCCTGTGGGGCAAGTACGCGCAGAAGAAGAAGAAGCTCATCGATGCGAAGCGCCACGTCGTCATCGAGGGCACGCACCCGTCACCGCTGTCGGCCAAGAACGGCTTCTTCGGCAGTCGGCCGTTCAGCACGGTGAACCAGGCCCTGGAGTCGAAGGGCCGCGCGCCCGTGGACTGGCGCCTGTCGCGGTGA